A single window of Ignavibacteriota bacterium DNA harbors:
- a CDS encoding ABC transporter ATP-binding protein, which translates to MNSEKVIEITGLTKKFKNLTAVNNLNLNVYKGDVFGFLGPNGAGKSTTIRMLLTLFKPTSGKIKIFGKDLIQQRKEILAKVGAIVEKPDFYLYLTAYKNLEILGKMSGISISKKNIMEILELVGLDKRYNSKVKTFSHGMKQRLGIAQTLLHNPELIILDEPTTGLDPQGMKEIRDLIIFLSKEKGKTIFLSSHILREIELIANRMVIINKGQNIIEGEVKQLLNDNEQDVEIKFKSQNDVKEILTNSIFSDNISSVLNTLLKIKITEEKIPQLIKTLVESNVEIYSVEKKNSLEDYFLKITEDK; encoded by the coding sequence ATGAATTCCGAAAAAGTTATCGAAATTACTGGTTTAACTAAAAAATTTAAAAACCTTACCGCGGTTAATAACCTTAATCTTAATGTTTATAAAGGTGATGTATTCGGATTTCTTGGACCGAACGGAGCAGGAAAAAGTACAACTATCAGAATGCTTCTAACATTATTTAAACCTACCTCAGGAAAAATAAAAATATTTGGGAAAGATTTAATTCAGCAGAGAAAAGAAATCTTAGCCAAGGTTGGCGCAATTGTAGAAAAACCAGATTTTTATTTATACTTAACCGCATATAAAAATCTTGAAATTTTAGGCAAAATGTCGGGCATAAGCATTTCCAAAAAAAATATTATGGAAATTCTTGAATTGGTCGGTTTAGATAAAAGATATAACAGCAAAGTAAAAACATTTTCTCATGGAATGAAACAGCGTTTAGGTATTGCGCAGACGCTCCTTCACAATCCGGAATTAATAATATTGGATGAACCGACAACCGGCCTTGATCCTCAAGGTATGAAAGAGATCCGCGATTTAATTATTTTCCTAAGCAAAGAAAAAGGTAAAACTATTTTTCTATCTTCTCACATTTTGCGCGAAATTGAATTGATAGCAAATAGAATGGTAATAATTAACAAAGGTCAAAATATTATTGAAGGCGAAGTTAAACAGCTTTTAAATGATAACGAACAAGATGTTGAAATTAAGTTCAAGAGCCAAAATGATGTTAAAGAAATATTAACAAACTCGATTTTTTCGGATAATATTTCAAGCGTTTTAAACACCTTGCTTAAAATTAAAATTACTGAAGAAAAAATTCCTCAGTTAATAAAAACCTTAGTTGAAAGCAATGTAGAAATATATTCTGTAGAAAAGAAAAATTCATTAGAAGATTATTTTTTAAAAATTACCGAAGATAAATAA
- a CDS encoding MFS transporter, which translates to MKKNKFNSNPWSWIPSLYFAEGIPYVIVMVVSVIMYKRMGISNTDIALYTSWLYLPWVIKPLWSPIVDLLKTKRFWIITMQIIIGAGLAGVAFTIPVPNFFQYTLAFLWLLAFSSATHDIAADGFYMLGLTEHQQAFFVGIRSTFYRIAMITGQGLLIILAGYLESSTGLGQVEFEVKSVVNSIKYENSIQIEDPANNDKLKIIHSPEVLNISLEQIEQSKFDSVLQYVENENISNGFEQKAEVKNISKTETNNKSWWNEFIVSKLEKFLKDNFGKNKAVTSINNKAGNYGVVKLFLSKQPEEKESIVVNISESSGDKSIALIKGARFVFTQQNWNKPALVLFQIDPKLKTESSAKFNAISGNIPFAWSVTFAILAILFVVFFIYHKFILPFPQSDVPKNSKEINVFKEFFNTFKLFFKKDNIVISILFLLTYRLGESQLLKMASPFLLDPKELGGLGLTTGEVGFIYGTVGILSLIAGGLLGGFLAAKHGLKYWIWWMALAINIPHLVYVYMSYELPENFITILTCVAFEQLGYGFGFTAYMLYMIYISDGEHKTAHFAITTGFMALGMMLPGMFSGWLQELIGYKHFFIWILLTAIPSLLIVRLIKINADFGKKT; encoded by the coding sequence ATGAAAAAAAACAAATTTAATTCAAACCCTTGGAGCTGGATTCCATCGCTATATTTTGCCGAAGGTATACCTTATGTTATCGTAATGGTTGTTTCCGTAATAATGTATAAACGAATGGGTATTTCGAATACAGATATTGCACTTTACACAAGCTGGCTTTATCTTCCTTGGGTTATAAAACCGTTGTGGTCGCCAATTGTTGATCTGTTAAAAACTAAACGTTTTTGGATAATAACAATGCAGATCATAATAGGTGCTGGTTTAGCAGGTGTAGCGTTTACAATTCCGGTACCTAATTTTTTTCAATATACTTTGGCATTCTTATGGCTGCTTGCCTTTAGTTCCGCAACGCACGATATTGCCGCCGACGGGTTTTATATGCTCGGCTTAACCGAACATCAGCAGGCTTTTTTTGTCGGAATTAGAAGCACATTTTACAGAATCGCGATGATAACCGGACAAGGATTATTGATTATTCTTGCAGGTTACTTGGAAAGTTCGACAGGTTTGGGTCAAGTTGAATTTGAAGTTAAATCTGTCGTTAATTCCATTAAATATGAAAATTCAATACAGATTGAAGATCCCGCAAATAATGACAAATTGAAAATTATACATTCCCCTGAAGTTTTAAATATTTCTTTAGAGCAAATAGAGCAAAGCAAATTTGATTCCGTTCTTCAATATGTTGAAAATGAAAATATATCAAATGGATTTGAACAAAAAGCTGAAGTTAAGAATATTTCAAAAACCGAAACAAATAATAAATCGTGGTGGAATGAATTTATTGTATCTAAATTAGAAAAATTTCTAAAGGATAATTTTGGCAAAAACAAAGCTGTAACTTCCATAAATAATAAAGCCGGCAATTACGGAGTTGTAAAATTATTTCTTTCAAAACAGCCGGAAGAAAAAGAAAGCATTGTGGTAAATATAAGCGAAAGCTCGGGTGATAAAAGTATTGCATTAATAAAAGGTGCAAGGTTCGTATTCACGCAGCAAAATTGGAATAAACCCGCATTGGTACTTTTTCAAATTGATCCAAAACTTAAAACAGAATCTTCGGCAAAATTCAACGCTATCTCGGGCAACATTCCTTTCGCGTGGTCGGTTACTTTTGCTATTCTCGCCATATTATTTGTTGTGTTTTTCATATATCATAAGTTTATTCTTCCATTTCCGCAAAGCGATGTTCCTAAAAATTCAAAAGAGATTAACGTTTTCAAAGAATTTTTCAATACATTCAAATTATTTTTCAAAAAAGATAATATTGTAATTTCAATTTTATTTTTATTGACATACAGATTGGGTGAATCGCAGTTGTTGAAAATGGCTTCGCCGTTTTTACTCGATCCAAAAGAACTTGGCGGTTTAGGTTTAACAACCGGAGAAGTTGGATTTATATATGGTACAGTTGGAATATTGTCGCTTATTGCAGGCGGACTTCTAGGCGGATTTCTTGCCGCAAAACACGGATTAAAATATTGGATATGGTGGATGGCGCTTGCTATAAATATTCCGCATCTGGTTTATGTTTATATGTCTTACGAACTTCCGGAAAATTTTATAACAATACTTACATGTGTTGCTTTTGAGCAGCTCGGATACGGCTTCGGCTTTACGGCATATATGCTTTATATGATCTATATTTCTGATGGCGAACATAAAACCGCACATTTTGCGATAACAACAGGATTTATGGCGCTGGGAATGATGCTACCGGGAATGTTCAGCGGCTGGCTTCAGGAATTAATTGGTTATAAGCATTTTTTTATATGGATATTACTTACGGCAATTCCTTCTTTGTTAATTGTAAGATTGATTAAAATCAATGCAGATTTTGGAAAGAAAACTTAA
- a CDS encoding Lrp/AsnC family transcriptional regulator, with translation MLDAIDIKILDILQKEGRTKRNVIAEQVNLSLPSLSERLKKLEEKGIIEGYYAKLNKKFFGFDLMAFITVYMKSSKKFHDLEEHVSQTPEILECHAILGEGSHLLKVLIRGTEDLEKLLAQIQSWPGVSRTVTSFVLSTVKETTTINI, from the coding sequence ATGTTAGACGCAATAGACATTAAAATATTGGATATACTTCAAAAAGAGGGAAGAACAAAACGCAATGTTATTGCCGAGCAAGTAAATTTATCATTACCTTCATTAAGCGAAAGACTAAAAAAGTTGGAAGAAAAGGGAATTATTGAAGGTTACTATGCTAAATTAAACAAAAAATTTTTTGGATTTGATCTGATGGCTTTTATTACGGTTTATATGAAGTCATCTAAAAAATTTCATGATTTAGAAGAGCATGTTTCTCAAACACCCGAAATTTTAGAGTGTCATGCAATTTTAGGAGAAGGTTCACACTTATTAAAAGTACTTATAAGAGGAACAGAAGACCTTGAGAAATTATTAGCTCAAATTCAATCGTGGCCCGGAGTAAGTAGAACAGTAACGAGTTTTGTATTATCAACAGTTAAAGAAACCACAACAATAAACATATAA
- a CDS encoding pyridoxal phosphate-dependent aminotransferase encodes MISSRIEGISFSGTMEIAAKIIELKSKGNDVIDLCVGEPDLPTPEYVKNAAINAIKENKTRYTLNTGIKELRTAIKEKFQKEYGANYSESEIIISNGAKQAVFNALQTIVENGDEVLIAKPFYVSYPHMVKLAGGIPVFIETQKSNNFKPTLSEIKSCLTAKSKVLIICNPDNPTGTIFTKNELNELMEFAYENKIFVLADEIYEKLIYNDAVFVSAASLGEKYKDNLIIINGVSKTYSMTGWRIGYAVAPKKIIEGMSKLQSHSTSNACTISQYASLAALTNSQDTVEAQRKIFEERRNFIKDSLLEIDDVSFIEPSGAFYYFIDISGIIDKHSSIKNSRDFCLQLLDMQNVAAVPGIEFGMENYIRISYAKSMEELKEAVIRIKKFILQLK; translated from the coding sequence ATGATTTCATCCAGAATTGAGGGCATTTCGTTCTCGGGAACAATGGAAATTGCCGCTAAAATTATAGAATTAAAATCTAAAGGAAATGATGTTATCGATTTATGTGTGGGCGAGCCCGATTTACCTACGCCGGAATATGTAAAGAATGCGGCAATAAATGCCATTAAAGAAAATAAAACCCGATATACGTTAAATACAGGAATTAAAGAACTTAGAACAGCTATAAAAGAAAAATTCCAAAAAGAATATGGCGCAAATTATTCTGAAAGTGAAATAATAATTTCAAACGGCGCTAAGCAAGCTGTTTTTAATGCTTTGCAGACAATAGTTGAAAATGGTGATGAAGTATTAATTGCAAAACCATTTTATGTATCTTATCCGCACATGGTTAAGCTTGCAGGAGGTATACCGGTTTTTATTGAAACTCAAAAAAGCAATAATTTTAAACCAACTTTATCTGAAATAAAAAGCTGTTTAACTGCCAAAAGTAAAGTATTAATAATCTGCAATCCTGATAATCCTACAGGAACAATATTTACAAAAAATGAATTGAATGAGCTAATGGAATTTGCTTATGAAAATAAAATATTTGTTTTGGCAGATGAGATTTATGAAAAATTAATTTATAATGACGCTGTATTTGTAAGCGCCGCTTCTCTCGGTGAAAAATATAAAGATAATTTGATAATTATAAATGGAGTTTCCAAAACCTATTCAATGACCGGTTGGCGTATTGGATATGCGGTTGCTCCTAAAAAAATTATTGAAGGAATGAGTAAATTGCAAAGTCACAGTACTTCTAACGCATGTACCATTTCTCAATATGCTTCATTGGCTGCGTTAACAAATTCGCAAGATACTGTAGAAGCCCAAAGAAAAATATTTGAAGAACGAAGAAATTTTATAAAAGATTCATTATTGGAAATAGATGATGTATCGTTTATAGAACCCTCAGGAGCATTTTATTATTTCATAGATATCAGCGGAATTATTGATAAACATTCATCAATAAAAAATTCCAGAGATTTTTGTTTACAGCTTCTTGATATGCAAAATGTTGCGGCTGTACCGGGAATTGAATTCGGCATGGAAAATTATATCAGAATTTCATACGCTAAATCGATGGAAGAATTAAAAGAAGCAGTAATAAGAATTAAAAAATTTATTCTTCAGTTGAAATAA
- a CDS encoding serine hydrolase → MTNFKNFILFTAAFLFILSCSMKVEKSYNFEIIDEIMESAVTDSVFPGAALLFGIDQEILYSKAFGNFTYDKNSPKDQTNSIFDLASVSKVVGTTSAAMILIQNGKLNLDDKVIKYLPEFNNNGKGNIIIRNLLLHNSGLPAFKKYYDVYSTANEVINDIMNLSLENPPGEKYVYSDLGMIVLQKVIEKISGKTLDVFLNDNLFSRLGMNQTFYNPSNNLKNKCVPTEMDDFYRMRLLQGEVHDERAFLLNGVAGHAGLFSTTEDLSKFVMMYLNNGIYNNEEILNAKLIKEWTTKQSDQSDRGIGWDTRSAENSSSGHFFSMNSFGHTGYTGTSIWVDKETKLFVILLSNRVNPTRNNTKISYFRPIIHDAIYNSIFRIGYN, encoded by the coding sequence ATGACAAATTTCAAAAATTTCATTTTATTTACCGCCGCTTTTTTATTTATTCTATCTTGCTCAATGAAAGTTGAGAAAAGTTATAATTTTGAAATCATTGATGAAATTATGGAATCCGCTGTTACTGATTCCGTTTTCCCCGGCGCGGCGTTATTATTTGGCATTGACCAGGAAATACTTTACAGCAAAGCATTTGGAAATTTTACTTACGATAAAAATTCGCCTAAAGATCAAACAAATTCAATTTTCGATTTAGCTTCGGTCTCAAAAGTTGTCGGCACTACATCCGCCGCAATGATTTTAATTCAAAATGGGAAATTAAATTTAGATGATAAAGTTATAAAGTACCTACCCGAATTTAACAACAACGGAAAAGGTAATATAATAATTAGGAATTTACTTTTGCATAATTCAGGTTTACCCGCGTTTAAAAAGTATTATGACGTTTATTCAACAGCAAACGAAGTTATTAACGATATTATGAATTTGAGCTTGGAAAATCCTCCAGGGGAAAAATATGTTTACAGCGATTTGGGAATGATTGTTTTGCAAAAAGTAATTGAAAAAATTTCAGGCAAAACTCTTGATGTTTTTTTAAATGACAATTTATTTTCAAGACTTGGAATGAACCAAACGTTTTATAATCCGTCAAATAATTTAAAAAATAAATGCGTTCCAACTGAAATGGATGATTTTTATAGAATGAGACTACTTCAGGGTGAAGTTCACGATGAAAGAGCGTTTTTGCTTAATGGTGTCGCGGGTCATGCGGGTTTGTTTTCAACAACAGAAGACTTATCAAAGTTCGTTATGATGTATTTGAACAATGGGATTTATAATAACGAAGAAATTCTTAACGCAAAATTAATTAAGGAATGGACCACGAAACAATCTGATCAAAGTGACAGAGGTATAGGATGGGATACCAGATCGGCGGAAAATTCTTCATCGGGACATTTTTTTTCTATGAATTCTTTCGGTCATACCGGATACACAGGAACCTCCATTTGGGTGGATAAGGAAACTAAATTATTTGTAATTCTATTAAGTAATAGAGTTAATCCTACAAGAAACAATACAAAGATTTCATATTTTAGACCAATAATTCACGACGCGATTTATAATTCAATATTTAGAATTGGCTATAACTGA
- a CDS encoding YbaK/EbsC family protein: MPAQIIRKYLDDNEIKYISIKHSRAYTSQEIAASAHIEGRRLAKTVVLKIDGKLAFAVLPASYKIDFEMLKKTIGNENVRLANEQEFKDRCPGCEVGAMPPFGNLFNCETIVAASLVEDEDILFNAGNHSELIKMKYSDFEKLVQPKIVRFSAKYKT; this comes from the coding sequence ATGCCAGCACAAATTATTAGAAAATATCTTGATGATAATGAAATCAAGTATATCTCAATTAAACATTCCAGAGCATATACTTCACAGGAAATTGCGGCATCTGCGCACATTGAAGGCAGAAGATTAGCAAAAACAGTTGTGTTAAAAATTGACGGCAAATTGGCATTCGCGGTTCTACCTGCATCTTACAAAATTGATTTTGAAATGCTGAAGAAGACGATCGGAAATGAAAACGTTAGATTAGCCAATGAGCAGGAATTTAAGGATAGATGTCCTGGATGCGAAGTTGGTGCAATGCCGCCGTTCGGAAACTTATTCAATTGCGAAACTATTGTTGCTGCAAGCTTAGTTGAAGATGAGGATATTTTATTTAACGCGGGTAATCACTCCGAACTTATTAAAATGAAATATTCTGATTTTGAAAAACTTGTTCAACCAAAAATAGTGAGGTTTTCAGCAAAGTATAAAACATAA
- a CDS encoding outer membrane lipoprotein-sorting protein — translation MRKFTFSFALLITVSVFAQENNAEKIITGIKNKINKVENYSAEVQVSVKFDFLKMPKSKAEIFFKKPDKFKLKSQKLAILPKGVIDFNPQKILDKDFTSEIIGDTLVDGKKLSVIKIIPNADSIKFASAKLLVDKNEFLIKQIILSLKENAKIITYFNYSDQKEYALPSEIKINLDFSQAEEGENNRRRNIPDNFKGDISIIYSNYKINKGIDDSVFTDENDKNSK, via the coding sequence ATGAGAAAATTTACTTTCAGCTTTGCGCTCTTAATTACAGTTTCCGTTTTTGCGCAGGAAAACAATGCCGAGAAAATAATTACCGGTATAAAGAATAAAATCAATAAGGTAGAAAATTATTCGGCAGAAGTTCAGGTATCGGTTAAATTTGATTTTCTAAAAATGCCCAAATCCAAAGCCGAAATATTCTTTAAAAAACCGGACAAGTTTAAACTTAAATCGCAAAAGCTCGCAATTTTACCCAAAGGCGTAATTGATTTTAATCCTCAAAAAATTCTGGATAAAGATTTTACTTCTGAAATTATTGGTGACACTTTAGTAGATGGTAAAAAGTTGTCGGTTATTAAAATAATTCCTAATGCAGACAGTATAAAATTCGCGTCCGCAAAATTACTTGTGGATAAAAACGAATTTCTAATTAAGCAAATTATTTTATCATTAAAAGAAAATGCGAAAATAATCACTTATTTCAATTATTCTGATCAAAAAGAATATGCTCTTCCTTCGGAAATAAAAATTAATTTAGATTTTTCGCAAGCTGAAGAAGGTGAAAACAATAGAAGAAGAAATATTCCCGATAATTTTAAAGGCGATATATCCATAATCTACAGCAATTATAAAATTAACAAGGGAATTGATGATTCTGTTTTTACTGATGAAAATGATAAAAATTCAAAGTAA
- a CDS encoding aminoglycoside 6-adenylyltransferase has protein sequence MQKKFVDNVIAKIKNDENILGLAIGGSWITNEIDEFSDVDLVLVTNNKIAPDRKKMTEFAENLGHLLNAFTGEHVGEKRLLVCLYDNPLLHVDIKFITPDEFYERIENPIVVWERENILSNIIKNTESKFPYPNYQWIEDRFWIWVHYLTSKLGRGELFEMLDGLNFLNTNVIAPFIQIKNGQLPRGFRRFEISINTDDILRVKRAQAICERNDLIKSFEEIISLYKELREIIFTKEICLQSETEKRALEYFEEIKNRN, from the coding sequence ATGCAAAAGAAATTTGTTGATAATGTGATAGCTAAAATTAAAAATGATGAAAATATCCTTGGATTAGCTATTGGCGGTTCTTGGATAACCAACGAAATTGATGAATTTTCCGACGTTGACCTTGTTTTAGTCACAAATAATAAAATTGCGCCCGATAGAAAAAAAATGACTGAATTTGCCGAAAATTTGGGTCATTTATTAAATGCGTTTACGGGCGAACATGTAGGAGAAAAAAGACTTTTGGTCTGCCTTTATGATAATCCTCTTTTACACGTTGACATAAAGTTTATTACTCCGGATGAATTTTACGAGAGAATTGAAAATCCAATAGTCGTTTGGGAAAGAGAAAATATCTTATCGAATATCATTAAAAATACCGAATCAAAATTTCCATATCCCAATTATCAGTGGATTGAAGACAGATTTTGGATTTGGGTACATTACTTAACTTCAAAACTTGGAAGAGGCGAATTATTTGAAATGCTTGATGGTTTAAATTTTCTTAATACAAATGTAATCGCGCCATTTATCCAAATTAAAAACGGTCAGCTCCCACGAGGTTTTAGAAGATTTGAAATCTCAATTAATACTGATGATATTTTAAGAGTTAAACGCGCTCAAGCAATTTGCGAGCGCAATGATTTAATTAAAAGCTTTGAAGAAATAATTTCTTTGTATAAAGAATTGAGAGAAATAATTTTCACCAAAGAAATTTGTTTACAATCTGAAACGGAAAAAAGAGCTTTAGAGTATTTTGAAGAAATTAAAAATCGAAATTAA
- the aroE gene encoding shikimate dehydrogenase, which translates to MSFYKNIDYNTKIVGIIGHPIRHSLSPMMHNLSFETQKLNYVYLPFDVPTSNLKGALKSLSLLGIRGLNVTLPHKEKILQYMDHVSEEASMVGAVNTVVNEGNQLFGYNTDINGIVETLMPFKDNLNKSTATVIGAGGAARGVIFSLIRHFKVDKINIINRTEEKSEAIKDYFKDKMHFTAIYSHELMAKENVEIYQASNLIINTTSLGLFPNIEDSPTDIAESFNSNQIVFDLIYNPIKTKFLQFAESQNATILDGLQMFVVQGAKSYELWTGNEMQYDFIYNELRQKLISTEE; encoded by the coding sequence ATGAGCTTTTACAAAAATATAGATTATAATACCAAAATAGTTGGTATTATTGGTCATCCGATAAGACATTCGCTTTCGCCGATGATGCATAATTTAAGTTTTGAAACGCAAAAACTAAATTACGTATATCTTCCTTTTGATGTTCCCACAAGCAACTTAAAAGGCGCTTTGAAATCTTTAAGTTTACTCGGCATAAGGGGTTTGAATGTAACACTTCCTCATAAAGAAAAAATTTTACAATATATGGATCATGTTTCCGAAGAAGCTTCTATGGTTGGCGCCGTTAATACGGTTGTTAATGAAGGTAATCAGCTTTTCGGATACAATACGGATATTAATGGAATTGTTGAAACTTTAATGCCGTTTAAAGATAATTTAAACAAAAGTACCGCTACTGTAATTGGCGCAGGCGGTGCCGCGCGCGGCGTTATTTTTTCATTAATTAGACATTTTAAAGTTGATAAGATCAATATTATAAATCGGACAGAAGAAAAATCGGAAGCTATTAAGGATTACTTTAAAGATAAAATGCACTTCACCGCAATTTATTCTCACGAACTTATGGCAAAGGAAAATGTAGAAATTTATCAAGCTTCAAACTTGATAATTAACACAACTTCATTGGGTCTGTTCCCTAATATTGAAGACAGTCCTACGGATATTGCGGAATCTTTTAACTCAAATCAAATTGTTTTTGATTTAATTTATAATCCAATCAAAACCAAATTTCTTCAATTTGCTGAATCGCAGAACGCGACTATTTTAGACGGACTGCAGATGTTTGTTGTTCAAGGAGCAAAATCATACGAATTATGGACGGGAAACGAAATGCAGTATGATTTTATTTATAATGAACTAAGGCAGAAACTTATTTCAACTGAAGAATAA
- the sucC gene encoding ADP-forming succinate--CoA ligase subunit beta has product MKIHEYQAKEILKRFNVPVPEGKVVFSPEDAVVAAKSLPGEVKVVKAQIHAGGRGKGGGVKVAKSLDEVKKYAKEIFGMNLITHQTGPQGKTVKRLLIEQGVNIDKEMYVGITLDRAQSKNVVMVSTEGGVEIEKVAAETPEKILKETIDPAVGMQQYQARKLAFGLGLEGVQFKNAVKFLLALYKAYDSTDASIAEINPLVVTKEGDVIALDAKMNFDDNALFRHKDIVEFRDFDEEEPLEIEASKFDLNYIKLDGNVGCMVNGAGLAMGTMDIIKLAGGEPANFLDVGGGANQETVANGFKIILSDPNVKAILINIFGGIVRCDRVAQGVINAVKEIKVEVPIVIRLEGTNAKEAGVLLANSKLNFEVATTLEDAAKKVTAVLRK; this is encoded by the coding sequence ATGAAAATTCATGAATATCAAGCAAAAGAAATACTAAAAAGATTCAATGTTCCGGTACCGGAAGGCAAAGTTGTTTTTTCACCGGAAGATGCAGTTGTTGCTGCAAAATCTTTACCAGGCGAAGTAAAAGTTGTTAAAGCCCAAATTCACGCCGGCGGCAGAGGAAAAGGCGGCGGTGTTAAAGTCGCAAAAAGCCTTGATGAGGTAAAAAAATACGCCAAAGAAATTTTTGGTATGAATTTAATTACACATCAAACAGGACCTCAAGGCAAAACGGTAAAACGCTTATTAATTGAACAAGGCGTAAATATAGATAAAGAAATGTACGTTGGTATTACATTAGATCGCGCGCAATCCAAAAACGTAGTAATGGTTTCTACTGAAGGCGGAGTTGAAATAGAAAAGGTTGCGGCTGAAACTCCTGAAAAAATTCTTAAAGAAACAATAGATCCTGCTGTTGGAATGCAGCAATATCAAGCAAGAAAATTAGCATTTGGCTTAGGTTTGGAAGGAGTTCAATTTAAAAATGCAGTTAAATTTTTATTGGCGCTTTACAAAGCTTATGATTCAACTGATGCATCAATTGCGGAAATAAACCCTTTAGTTGTTACAAAAGAAGGAGATGTAATTGCGCTTGACGCTAAAATGAATTTTGATGATAATGCGCTTTTCCGTCACAAGGATATTGTTGAATTTAGAGATTTTGATGAAGAAGAACCGCTCGAAATTGAAGCTTCAAAATTTGATTTAAATTATATAAAGTTAGATGGAAATGTTGGATGCATGGTTAATGGTGCCGGACTTGCAATGGGCACTATGGATATTATAAAATTAGCCGGCGGTGAACCCGCAAACTTTTTAGACGTTGGCGGAGGAGCCAATCAAGAAACAGTTGCAAACGGATTCAAAATTATTTTAAGCGATCCTAATGTTAAAGCAATTTTAATAAATATTTTTGGCGGAATTGTACGTTGCGATAGAGTTGCTCAAGGCGTAATAAATGCTGTAAAAGAAATTAAAGTTGAAGTTCCCATTGTAATTAGATTGGAAGGGACTAATGCAAAAGAAGCCGGAGTATTATTGGCAAACTCCAAATTAAATTTTGAGGTTGCAACAACTTTAGAAGATGCCGCAAAAAAAGTTACCGCGGTTCTTAGAAAATAA
- a CDS encoding ABC transporter permease subunit: MLINLVKIELVKIFKKWRSYIGHIGILFMVSMLQINLFIYGENEIRHITRNLSDLFIISGNILNGNLIGNLILNAFFILFPLTIVLVAGEIFAGEGTCGTYRLIITRPVSRMQIILSKFLAGCVYILSILIWMIFVSLVVSRIIFGSGELIVISDGINIFAEDDILWRFGLSYIHIFFSMLLVFTLSFMFSSLVENAIGPIIATMAVIIFFVILSQIPLDFTKYIKPYLFTNYFMDWQQFFNYNFNWITQLKSIGFLAAHSIVFLIITSIIFIRKDILS; the protein is encoded by the coding sequence ATGTTAATCAATTTAGTAAAAATTGAACTTGTAAAAATTTTCAAAAAGTGGCGTTCTTATATTGGTCACATTGGAATTTTGTTCATGGTTTCAATGTTGCAAATAAACCTTTTCATTTATGGTGAAAATGAAATTCGCCACATTACCAGAAATTTAAGCGATCTATTTATTATTTCCGGCAATATATTAAATGGGAACTTGATCGGGAATTTAATTTTAAACGCGTTTTTTATTTTATTCCCGCTGACAATTGTTTTGGTTGCGGGAGAAATATTTGCGGGCGAAGGCACATGCGGAACATATAGATTGATTATAACTCGACCCGTATCAAGAATGCAAATTATTTTATCAAAATTTTTAGCCGGATGCGTTTATATACTTTCAATTTTAATTTGGATGATTTTTGTAAGTCTTGTAGTTAGCCGCATTATATTCGGCAGCGGTGAATTAATAGTTATTTCTGATGGAATAAATATTTTTGCCGAAGACGATATTTTATGGAGATTTGGTTTAAGTTATATACATATTTTTTTTAGTATGCTGCTGGTTTTTACTTTATCATTTATGTTTTCGTCTTTGGTAGAAAATGCGATTGGACCAATAATAGCGACAATGGCGGTTATCATATTTTTCGTGATATTGTCTCAAATTCCTTTGGACTTTACAAAATATATAAAACCTTATTTATTCACCAATTACTTTATGGATTGGCAGCAGTTCTTCAATTATAATTTCAATTGGATTACTCAATTAAAGTCAATTGGTTTTCTTGCTGCTCATTCAATAGTATTTTTAATTATAACGTCTATAATATTCATTAGAAAAGATATTTTATCATGA